The following proteins come from a genomic window of Carcharodon carcharias isolate sCarCar2 chromosome 10, sCarCar2.pri, whole genome shotgun sequence:
- the lrrc4ca gene encoding leucine rich repeat containing 4C, genome duplicate a, with product MLNKMTLHPQQMMIGPKFNRAILDPLFVLLLALQLLVVAGLVRAQTCPSVCSCSNQFSKVICTRRNLREVPDSISINTRYLNLQENGIQVIKADSFKHLRHLEILQLSKNHIRQIEVGAFNGLTNLNTLELFDNRLSTIPSGAFEYLSKLKELWLRNNPIESIPSYAFNRVPSLRRLDLGELKRLEYISDRAFEGLSNLRYLNLGMCNLREIPNLTPLTKLEELELSGNRLSLIQPGSFQGLTNLQKLWMMHAQIQVIERNAIDDLQSLIELNLAHNNLTLLPHDLFTPLHHLERVHLHHNPWNCNCDILWLSWWLKEIVPSNTTCCARCHAPPSLKGNYIGELDQNKFNCYAPVIVEAPTDLNLTEGMAAELKCRASTSMTSVSWITPNGTIMTHGAYKVRISVLNDGTLNFTNVTAQDTGLYTCLVSNSAGNTTASATLNVTATENSTFTYFTTVTVETMEPSVQVHTTDDRFRPTPFSDWDTTFVTTSLTPRSTKSTEKTITVAITDAGGNLMPGLDEVMKTTKIIIGCFVAITLMAAVMLIIFYKMRKQHHHQNHHAPTRTIEIINVDDDIAGSAAVESHLNVPALEHEHMNHYNSYKAPFNHTTTVNTINSLHSSVHEPLLMRVNSKDNVQETQI from the coding sequence ATGTTGAACAAGATGACATTGcatccacagcagatgatgatagGTCCAAAGTTTAACAGGGCCATACTCGACCCCTTATTTGTGCTGCTGTTGGCTCTACAACTTCTTGTGGTGGCCGGTTTGGTCAGAGCCCAGACGTGTCCTTCTGTGTGCTCCTGTAGTAACCAGTTCAGCAAAGTGATCTGTACACGACGGAACTTGAGGGAAGTACCGGACAGCATCTCTATCAACACGCGCTACTTGAACTTGCAAGAGAACGGGATCCAGGTCATCAAAGCTGACAGCTTCAAGCACTTACGGCATCTAGAGATTCTACAGCTAAGTAAGAACCATATTCGACAGATTGAAGTCGGGGCCTTCAATGGTCTGACAAATCTCAACACCCTGGAGCTGTTTGACAATCGCCTTTCCACGATCCCTAGTGGAGCATTTGAGTACCTCTCCAAGCTGAAGGAACTGTGGTTGAGGAATAATCCAATTGAAAGTATACCATCATATGCTTTCAATCGAGTTCCTTCTCTTAGGAGATTAGATTTAGGTGAACTGAAGAGACTTGAATATATCTCTGATAGAGCCTTTGAAGGTCTGTCAAATTTAAGATATTTGAACCTCGGTATGTGTAATCTTCGAGAAATCCCAAACCTCACACCTCTGACAAAACTGGAGGAACTGGAACTATCAGGGAATCGGCTTTCACTAATCCAACCAGGCTCTTTTCAGGGCTTGACTAACCTGCAAAAACTGTGGATGATGCATGCTCAAATCCAGGTGATTGAGAGGAATGCTATCGATGACCTTCAGTCACTAATAGAGCTTAACTTGGCGCACAATAACCTGACTTTGCTGCCTCATGACCTCTTCACCCCCCTTCACCACCTTGAACGGGTCCACTTGCATCACAACCCGTGGAACTGCAACTGTGACATCTTGTGGCTGAGCTGGTGGCTGAAGGAGATTGTGCCCTCCAATACAACATGTTGTGCTCGTTGTCATGCACCCCCAAGTTTAAAAGGGAATTATATTGGGGAACTGGACCAGAACAAATTTAATTGCTATGCTCCAGTAATTGTAGAGGCTCCTACAGATCTCAATCTGACTGagggaatggctgcagaattaaaATGTCGAGCATCAACCTCCATGACCTCAGTGAGTTGGATTACTCCAAATGGCACAATAATGACTCATGGAGCTTACAAAGTTCGGATATCTGTGCTTAATGATGGCACATTAAATTTTACAAATGTGACTGCCCAGGACACGGGGTTGTATACGTGTTTGGTGAGTAATTCGGCAGGGAATACAACAGCTTCAGCTACATTAAATGTGACTGCTACAGAAAACAGCACCTTCACTTATTTCACGACTGTCACAGTGGAGACTATGGAACCGTCTGTACAGGTACACACGACAGATGACAGATTTAGGCCCACACCTTTCAGTGACTGGGATACCACATTTGTGACGACCTCCTTGACTCCGCGGAGCACAAAGTCAACGGAGAAAACGATCACTGTTGCTATTACTGATGCGGGAGGGAATCTCATGCCGGGCTTGGATGAGGTGATGAAAACCACAAAGATCATTATTGGTTGTTTTGTAGCCATCACACTGATGGCTGCGGTGATGTTGATCATTTTTTACAAAATGCGcaagcagcaccaccaccagaaTCATCATGCTCCCACCAGGACCATCGAGATCATCAATGTAGATGATGACATCGCAGGAAGTGCTGCCGTGGAGAGTCACCTGAACGTGCCTGCATTAGAGCATGAGCATATGAACCACTATAACTCTTATAAAGCTCCGTTCAACCACACCACCACAGTAAACACAATAAACTCACTACACAGCTCTGTGCATGAACCATTATTGATGCGAGTGAACTCTAAGGACAATGTACAAGAGACACAAAtatga